Part of the Acipenser ruthenus chromosome 37, fAciRut3.2 maternal haplotype, whole genome shotgun sequence genome is shown below.
gTGCTGGGGCCTGGCATAGTCTCCTCTTAATCGTGtcaaaggccccctgacactcccctgtccacttaactatttttggagccgTCTTTTTGGTGAGCTCTAccaaggggttaactatggtggcatactcggggataaagcggcgataatagcctgctaaccccaatagtgatctcacctgcggtttggttctcgggatcgccgtctccactagAGCCTGGACTTTAGAAGCGATCGGCTTTACCCGCCCATTACCCATAAGGAAGCCAAGATACTGGGTTTCTTGTTTGccgaatgcacacttgcccaggttagccgtcagccccgcctccctcagagactgtaggacggccgaaagtctaataatatgctctctccaggtagagctgaaaatcaccacgtcatcaatgtatgcagcggcatactgctgatggggcgctaggacctggtccatcagtctctgaaaggtggccggggctccatgcaacccaaagggcatggtctggaaatggaacaagccacccggggtagagaaagcagttttctcttgcgAACTCTGGGTCagtggaatttgccagtatcccttcgtcagatccaaagtcgaaatcAACCGCGCTcctcccagtcggtcgaggagctcgtctacccgaggcatgggatatgcatcaaacttggagatggcattaacctttctgaaatccacgcagaaccgagtggagccgtccttcttagGCACCATCACTATCGGGCTgctccactcgctccgggaaggctcaatgactccaagctcgagcatatccctcACCTCCCGGCCAACGGcacccctgcgactctccgggattCGATACGGTCTCTCTCGAACCCTGACACCTGcgggagtaataatagcatgttcaatcatattagttctgccaggcaagtcagaaaaaacatcaccaaatTGTTTCACTAACCCACGGAGTTCACACttctgatcaggaagtaattgttcccccatcggaatgttaacTGTAGCTGGTGTACTGACagagggaccaaaatcctcttctatactgtcattggctataaacagggcctccctttcattgtagggttttaataaattaatatggtaaatttcagttttgttcCGGCGATCGGGTTGTCTGATTTCGTAGTTTACattaccaattgcccgcatcacctcatatggtccctgccaCTTAGCGTACAGTTTAGACTCCGAAGtgggaagtagcagcagtaccttatctcctggccgaaaagtccgaatccgtgcttgtttattgtactgctgctcttgccgATGCTGAGCCTGTTTTAAGTTCTCGTGTGCCAACTGACCAACCAATTGCAGGCGATCTctcaacataattacatatttcactatgtttttagcatctttattttgctcctcccatccttcctttacAAGATCAAGGACCCCTCGTGGCTGTCTCCCGTACAGCAtctcaaagggagagaacccggtcgagctctgaggcacctctctcactgcaaacatcaggtagggaaggagtttagcccaatgtttttgctcctggttgacaaaccgcctcagcatctgcttcaatgtctgattaaaacgttccaccaaaccatccgattgcgggtgataaacggaggtcCGAATGGATcgaatttgtaataatttatacagttcctttaaacaccgtgacataaaattagttccgtgatcagtcagaatttctttggggatccctactctcgctatgatctgcactaactcttttgcaatcgctaatgcactagtggacctcaatggtactgcctctggatatctggtcgcgtagtccaccactactaaaatatgcgtatatccacagtcagactggctcaatgggcccactatgtccattgcaatgcgttcaaaggggatattgatcaggggcagtggaaccaatggggccgggcgaacccgccccggcgctacctGTTGGCACTCTCTACAGGTCGCCACATACCGCTTCAACTCACTGTACACTCCCGCCCAGTAAAAtcaagccaatattcgttcctgaGTCTTTTCGCTACCTAAGTGGCCCGAACAAGGGACAtcatgagccaaccgcatgatctcatgtcgaaaagactgaggaacgagtaactGTGTTACAGTCTGCCCTGTGCTCGGGGCTCGGGAtactctatacagcaaatgcccaagCACAATGTGGTGAGGGTATGTGAGCGGCTGATTGCCATCtacttccttcccctcgatagaccgaacctgcccccagaggtTAGCCAGCGTAGGATCATTTTTTTGCTCGTACGCTAGAtcaacatctcggtcccagacttTCGGTATATCGAGCGGGGATATGGTAGCCTCAGCACTAGGGGTCTCAGTAACTCGGCCCGGTCGGTCACACTGGATCCCAGTTCCCTTTCCCTGGCGTTTATCAGACGTGGAGGAGTCTCCTACCAAACCCCAACCTCGTGTCATTGATGCGCCCTCCCATTTTTCCACCCTTCTCtctcgtttagttttttttgggcgGAACCGAGAGGGGAACAGATCAGCATGCAGCGGAAAAATATctccaatagtttcccccgctgctcctatggccttaccggagactggctctACCTTTTGGTTTATAATTGTTTCGAAacatggccagtctcgacctaaaataacaggGTATGGCAACCTTTTTGCCACCGCCACAATTACACGGCGGGTGTGACTACCAATggtcacatctaatttagtgagggggtagtccttgttatctccatggatacaggagatgaccactaacccacgtgaccaccaaggtaccccttcTAAGAGAGTTTCCGAAatcaaggtctgaccacacccagagtccactaatgcgtgggtgctcacattaccaacccgcacatcaacaatacaaggtccctcccaatcattacccctggacttacctgtcgCCGGTACCAAATAATGCGAAGCCGCACCACACTCCATTGCTGAGGGGCAATTCCGGGCAAGGTGGCCGACCCCATGGCACCGGTAACATTCCAGAGGGAGAGGCGCCCACGGAGCCTGATTGTCCCGCTGCCGACCTGACAGCGGGGAGGGGGCCCctgttctaccccagctgggggttgaCCTCGGCCTCCAGTGTTGTGGAGCGAGGCCACCCGTTGGGGAACGTGAGGGTGCTGGTCCAGACGTGAAGGGTGTGTGTGGGTGAAGGGGCCCCGGCCTTGGGCCCGCCATCCTGGGTCTGATGAAGGTCGGCGTGGAATGTATCGGGGTGGGCAGCGGTGTGGGCATAGAGTCCTCGTACCCCTCAGCCAACCTGACCGCGGCGTCCAGCGTGGTGGGCCGGTGCCGGCTGACCCAATTACTGGCTTCTGGCCCcagcaactgtataaattgttcaATGGTGACAATCTCAGCCACCTCCTCTGCTGTGCGTTCAccagggcagagccaccgggtcacctgGTCCACCAACTGCTGGGCCATTACTCGGGGTCGGACTCCTTCTGGGCgttggtactcccggaaccggcggcggtGCGTCTCCTCCGTGATGTCCAGTCGCTGAAGGATGGCTTTCTTTACAAGATCATAATCCATGGCTTGTTCATGGGTTAAAgcgtggtaggctgcctgggcttccccgaTCAGATTGGGTCCcagctgggtagcccaccactcccgaggccataGGGCTGCTGTCGCCTGCCTTTCAAAGGATGTtaaataggcctcgggatcatcctccagcgacatcttcaccacTTTAGGTTTCGGAGGCGCTACTGCTGGTTCGGCCACCGGTTCCCTCCTCTGGTTGGCCGCGAGGAACATGGCATTCATCCTCTCCATCACCGCTGCCAAGGTCTCTTCATGCCTACGTGCCTGAGCCTCCATCATGGTGTTCAGTGCTGCAGGGTCCATTGTaaaatcccgtttctgacaccacttgtgaacaggatgtgagtggtgataataaaggcaatgtccagaccagagttctcccaaaacgtctgtgttttaatttcaataattataataaataataataataataaaccccccccccccttttgccagcgatggtatcggggggaacacggcaggtttacagtccttattaacaaaagaatgacactcctgaaccacaatcctccgtgcacgaaactgtgctctttcttccggggtcgtggtgagtgctggtgctgtgctgtgttgtgctgtgagggacgtgctccgggtctaatgctggctccgcggctgcagctcccgactctcactcctcctctgtcagagacaaaacaaaacaataacagagacacaggctccggctggataccgtcatcagcgcaaagggggccgtactaacgtaactgcttcccctttgtacccagaacctcctccttgcaaacaacccgttgccatggtttctccaataggggcccgccccgcagctgattgcaatggaatccttccaggtacatgcaactacgcgctccccctaatatggtcaccttccggtttccgcctaccgtcaaggcagtccatctaggaggaagcatacgatccaccttaccaagcgccttctttggtcgggagggagatttacagtttgaattctttctctctctgtcacacgtgggtattgtttttgtatttatttattgaatttaaatatgacggcgtagccgtgcgtttgttttgtttttgttttgttttcatttaaaacgtgttctggcagaggcaaggttggtgctcgtcctctgccaggagtaattagtaaactcgtgcagattgtggccaaagggtaatagaataattaccagctagttaaacccctcggtcacggtataaaaagcctgaaACTCTCCAGCTCggtgtgggtgttcggaggaggaacgGGAGAGCGAGCGGAGAGAAATGAAACTAAAAGCAAGTAAtctaggatcagtgaaggctactgcccagcctgatcatattatttgtgtttgtggtttgttttgtttatttttattttcgctctgtgagcaagtgtttttgttaagccttttatttaattttttgtattataaataaacGGTGCGCAGCGTCTTTTTTTCCTGCAGTACTGCTTGTGTTTCcattcctgcttctggcctgatgtcaccactcatcCATCCCTGCCACaagccctgtaacacctgtaagtcgccttggataaaggcatatgccaaatgaataaataataataatgataacagtaAACAAATTTGTTTACAATGAATGGCACTATATTGTCAATTTTCCTCTAGACAGCATAATGAAATACAAGGACAGCTCTGGTAAGGTAcctttttgaaatgtttaaatattCACTGTGACTTATGGTTTTAATTACTTCTTAATTTATGAGAACACTGGGGTATTTGCTCAACTTTATGAGcactttgtaataaaaaaaataattattccatCCTTTATAACATTTTATCTTGTTATCAAGAATGAATCCGGCCATCCACTttataaaaagattttaaaagactGACACCAAAagcatatttgtatttaaatgttagaAAACTAGCAAGCTGAGTTTAGGTACAGTAGATTCAGTTAAAGaatgttatacacatttcaattgtttttcttcttgtcGAACAATGGAGGCAAACTGTATAGAACTTGGGGTAAGctattgttgttatttatttcttagcagacacccttatccagggcgacttacaattgttacaagatatcacattatttcacattatacagatataacattatattttacatacaattacccatttatacagttgggtttttactggagcaatctaggtaaagtaccttgctcaagggtacagcagcagtgtcccttaccagggattgaacccacgaccttctggtcaagagtccagagccctaaccactactccacactgctgcccaagcgATCTTTTGTTAcagtcccatttaaaaaaaaaaaaagttttacaaataAGTACATTTGGGTTCATTTAATTGATCTACCTGGTGGTGAATTTAATTAATGAATTTCATTTGTTTAGCCCTCTGATTTTCAATACAAGGAGCTGCCAATCATGTGCGATAGTTAGCATGTGTCACCGAATGTGTCTCCTTTCCACTGTCTAATTCTGGGCCCCGAACTACAAAAATAACACTATGCCTGAAGAGAGTCAAACGATGAGCGATGAATCAGACAACCCAGGGCTAAAAGGAACGAGTTGAAGGTTGAGGGAAcagaatctatttagcctagatcAAAGAAGGGTTGAGGTAGAGACTTGATTGACAGTTTTGAGTTTAACCCTAACCCATATTTAAAGCAAAGTtcagagaccaggaccagaggacacagagaaaacagagaaacacctttttacacagagaggagTGAAggcatggaatgggttactaAGTTGTTGATggtgaatcacttggatccttcaagaaaagttttgggatcaatcagcCACTAGGAAATAgtgatgggctaaatggcctcctgtCATTCGTAAAATGTTGAAAATACAACCAATGTTCTTGGTAGACCTAGTGTAACTGCTTGCAATGCAATGTAATGCTCGAGAGATACAGTACAGTCTGAAAACCACTTGGTTTTTACAGCTCCCTTGTATGTCAATAGCTCCTTCTGGAGTCCTCCATTCCCATAATTGATTGTTTCTTGAATTGCCTAAAGCAGCTGAGAAATcacattggtattttttttttttactggctgcTCTGGACTTTGAGCTTTTTTTCATTATTCGAAGAACAAGAAAAGTGTTGTGTCACTGGCTGGATGAATAAAGCAGTTAGGTAGTTATTCGTCACGTTTCTCCGAACATATTTCATGATTGTGCTTTTAATATCCTGGTAGATAATAATACCAGACAAATCAGACTTCCTGAAGCTTTATGACTGTACTAATCTTCATTTAGTATTGGCAAGGTGAATTGGCTGaagttatttattaaaatgcatgCATTCCCAAACAATCATCATACAGCGAGTGGTTAAACACGTTGAATAAGGTCTAGAACGATTATATTCTTTGAATTTGTAACAAGACATTCTTCAGTTCTACTGTTCTAACTACACTACATTAATCAAAAGATTTACAATGGGAAACAGCGTCCTGAGAAAAGTACTAGGTTTCATTGAGTTTTGTAAATTAAACTCTTATTGTTTATGAGGATATTGCTGGTGGTGTTAACCAATCAAGACCATTTGTCTGTATATCCAATGAGATGGTGAAGTCaggcaatgtgatattttgttacACAGGGGAGAGCTTTATCTTTATAACATAAACAAAAACCCAGGCtttgcagaaaaataaataaatacatacctaaCCATCATAACTCTTACCTGTAGTCTCATGATTAATGTCTTACTTTTAACCTTGTTCTTTGTACCACCCTGCTGATACAGCATGCTACTTTACTGGCATAGTTCTCCACGATTACAAATAACCCTGGCCTATAAAAATGTCTATGCAATTTGTTTAATATccaaacacaaaagcaaaatgaACTCTTTTCCAACTCTATCAAGACTGACGCCATAGGCACTGATGAATATACAGAGTGTAACCATGGAATAGCATTCATTGTTTCAGTAATTGCATCATACATCACTGCCATCATTTATcgtaatgtaaaacaaaacaaaaaaaaaacaggaaaattattgttttttcaaTTAAGGCAGCAAGGGGAGTTGATTTTAGATAACTAGTCTTCGAGGGTTTATGTCTCATAGGAATCGAATGTTTTACAATGTTTCTTATTGCACAGTGTAACGGGTTCAATGGATTTTCAGTTGGGCATTATAAAAGGGTCTGGCCTGTATAAGAGTTCTAGATGGAGACACTTGCTACAAGGAAAGGTAGTAATTTACAAATGgattcattaaccctttaagccCCCGTTTGATTTAGTAGTGTTTTAGGTAACATTAAGTGTCTCTttgtgtagttacttagtaaatacacaattacaatgttattatgcatagttgcacgATATAATCCCAATCCTAACCCTACCTCTATCCCTAACCCTAGTCccccaaccctaactctaaacctaaccctacccttttctgatacaattgtgtacttacatatattgtgcaaaaatactttaagtacattgtaagtatgaataataatactgtgtaaataataactgaataataatgtgtaaatacacagtaattaagagacacttaatgtaaagtgttgctgtgttttattggtTTCTATGGTTACAAGGGGTGTAAGTTGGTTGTTAATGTAGGCAGCAGGAAGGGAACCCAGCACAACAGACTGAACTaattaggagagagagagagagagagagagagagagagagggagagggagagactagTATAGTGTAAAatcatatatatacagacatgctcaaatttgttggtacccctccacaaaaaacgaagaatgcacaattttctctgaaataacttgaaactgacaaaagtaattggcatccaccattgtttattccatatttaatagaaatcagactttgcttttgattttttattcaacataatattgtaaataagaaaacaaatgaaaatggcatggacaaaaatgatgggaccgctaacctaatattttattgcacaacctttagaggcaatcactgcaatcaaacgttttctgtagctctcaatgagacttctgcacctgttaacaggtagtttggcccactgttcctgagcaaactgctccagctgtctcaggtttgatgggtgccttctccagactgcaagtttcagctctttccatagatgttcgataggattccgatcaggactcatagaaggccacttcagaatagtccaatgttttgttcttatccattcttgggtgcttttagctgtgtgttttgggtcattatcctgttggaggatccatgacctgcgactgagacagagctttctgacactgggcagtacgtttcgctccagaatgccttgatagtcttgagatttcattgtgccctgcacagattcaaggcaccctgtgccaggtgcagcaaagcagccccaaaacataaccgagcctcctccatgtttcactgtaggtatggtgttcttttctttgaaagcttcattttttcatctgtgaatatagagctgatgtgacttgccaaaaagctccagttttgactcatctgtccaaaggacattctcccagaaggattgtggcttgtcaatatgcattttagcaaattccagtctggcctttttatgtttttctttcaaaagtggagtcctcctgggtcttcttccatggagcccactttcgctcaaaaagcgatggatggtgcgatcagaaactgacataccttcaccttggagttcagcttgtatctctttggcagttatccttggttctttttctaccattcgcactatccttctgttcaatccggggtcaattttcctcttgcggccgcgcccagggaggttggctacagttccatagaccttaaacttcttaataatatttgcaactgttgtcacaggaacatcaagctgcttggagatggtcttgtagcctttacctttaccatgcttgtctattatttttttttctgatctcctcagacaactctctcctttgctttctctggttcatgttcagtgtggtgcacacaatgataccaaacagcacgtgactacttttctccatttaaataggctgaatgtcgaataacaagattggagacatgtgtgatactaattaaagaaactaattagtttgaaatatcactataatccaattatttattatcttttctaaggggttccaacaaatgtgtccaggccattttagaatatctttgtagaataagcaataattcatctcttttcacagcttctttgctttattctatgacaaaccaaaggcatgcaagtatacatgataaaatagcttttaatttaatcacttttcaggaggaatgaagcattatttcaatgagctgtaagggtaccaacaaatttgagcacgtctgtatatatatatatatatatatatatatatagagagagagagagagagagagagagagagagagagagagagagagagatttctgtattgctgtttctgcttagattgatgtttaccaggcttactaaagGTACTTTTTCAAGAACAAAGACCACTTCTGAAAATAATTCCAATTTCTGCCCTCTCTGGAACTGTTTATAAATGGAAGTTTACGGAGGGGCAGCTGCACTCCCTTAATGGTCATTTTTCAAATCACCCTACACGGAAATTCAGCTTGTAATGAATCGGCATCTCAGCtcattgaactgaatggaaaagCAATGGCTGGACGCAAACTTTTCAGACGTTGTTTAGTGAGCCTGACACTTTCCCACCCCTGGAAATGTAATGGTTTGGGGGAATggttagtaagcatggtaaatactTATctaagcaaaaaacaataatagatAATGGAACAGCTCTTTTTACACTTGCTTATCATGCTTCATTATCTGTTTATAAGATTCTCCTTATGCATGCACTGAAGGAAAGGTACACCATACCCTAACATTTACTCTTGTGATTATACATATGAAATTGTCTTTATTGTTGGTGGTGACAGTGGGCTTAAATTGAATTAATTGCTTTTGCTATTGTGCTTGTAACCATCCTTACATTTTCTGCTACAATGAGCAGTCAGAACATAATAGATGGATGAATCCACAAATAAACTCTTAGAAATGCCAAAGCCTTTTACACTGATGTGCTAGCCTTCCAAAACTGATTACACATCTAATTAGTTTTAACTGCAGAGTCCATATGCAAGACTCTGGCTTAGTGGCTACCACTCCTCTTTCAATATGAGTGTAATGGAGCTAATAATGATGAAGAGCTATGTTTTTATGGGCTTCCAGTGGTCATTTTCCATTAACTGGAAAAGCAACACATATGTAATTATTGTACACTATAAGCTTAAACAGGAGGATGAAAAGTTATGAATTATTTTATCCCTGATTTTTTTCTCTAATTTGGAAAGTCCAATTAATTTTTCCCCTCACTGCAATTTTTCACACAGCTTAAGAGCACTGAAGGTTCACTGGGtctcctccgatcccacgaccaagccagcttcttcTTTTACAAACAGGAACTCGAGAGCACATGTCAGCGAgcccagcctctggaggacaaaggccagccctgcatgtgtccacctgagctcactaggcatctggccagcagggtccgctCTAGCagggtgaggagaaacagtttgtgacggttttgcctccctgacCCACGttagtgccagagccaatgtgatgctccctttggaatccccagtaAAGACcggcgactttgcacagccaTGAAATCATAAGACATCAGGATAAGACATGTACTTACCACTCAACTACCTCTCAATGGGGGAGATTCCATGTGGGTTCTAAtttatagagatctgtgccagacacccTCCACGTATGCTCCACATATGCTCACAAGGCAGTCTGGATTGTGAGCAGTGGACGTTTTCACATGAAATAccggtttccatgtgaaaatgggtgtAGATTTCCCGTGTTTTACGTCACGctcacaagtaaatgagatttaccctatccctctctgtggccgttatttttggccacaaacctgatcttCTCAAGTTGTTCTCCCAAACATTCACGCGCATcaccacttcacgtgtaaataaccacacatggaaactccaccaatgtCTTTGAACCACATggttcacgtccagcccttgcctttccattcaattcaatgggctgagatgccaattgaTTACAGGTTGCACATTGGTACCGCTATGATACCATGGCAATGCTATTCATTAATAGTGTGTGTTGGTTCATACCATGTCAGAATCTGAAAATGTGGTACTGTTCTACAAATGGTTCCTTCTGCTATAGCGCCTCTTGTTTTACCACTGCCGCATTTAACATATTATGTTAAGTACTAGTACTCAAATATACTCTGAACCCTATGTCAACCCTAAATTCAACAAAACCAGCTTTAAAATGTATATCAAAAAATCCTGTTTTTGACCAGAGACTCTTAACATTGAAATTAACAGTGCAAATCAAAGGGAAGGGACAATGGCACTCGGTACAGTCAGAAACAGTGCTAGAGTAGGCACCCTGGGAGCTTTCCCTCACAGTCCTGGGTGACTCCAGCTAACCATTCAATTCTAAGGCTCT
Proteins encoded:
- the LOC131706861 gene encoding zinc finger and SCAN domain-containing protein 29-like → MDPAALNTMMEAQARRHEETLAAVMERMNAMFLAANQRREPVAEPAVAPPKPKVVKMSLEDDPEAYLTSFERQATAALWPREWWATQLGPNLIGEAQAAYHALTHEQAMDYDLVKKAILQRLDITEETHRRRFREYQRPEGVRPRVMAQQLVDQVTRWLCPGERTAEEVAEIVTIEQFIQLLGPEASNWVSRHRPTTLDAAVRLAEGYEDSMPTPLPTPIHSTPTFIRPRMAGPRPGPLHPHTPFTSGPAPSRSPTGGLAPQHWRPRSTPSWGRTGAPSPLSGRQRDNQAPWAPLPLECYRCHGVGHLARNCPSAMECGAASHYLVPATEEE